The sequence below is a genomic window from Streptosporangium lutulentum.
AAGCGTCGATGGTGACGAGCAGGAGAGGGGTGACGACGGCGTAGGAGAAGGCGAGGGCAAGGAGCTGGATGCGGACGAGATCGCGCCACCAGACACGCAGTTCCTTGGCGGCGGTGACGCGGGCGCCGCTGGTGGTGGGGAAGGGGCGGGGCGCGCCGCGGCGGGGCGGCACACCGCCGCGTGCGGCCGAGACGACGCGCCGCGACAGCAGGCCTGCCCAAGCAGCCAGGAGAAGGGCGATCACACCGGCGTTGGCGGCGAGGACGGCGAGGGCGAGAAGCCAGGGGGCTTCGATGGCGGCCACGCCCCATCCGGAGGGCAGGGCGCGGACGAGGACCTCAGACCAGGCGGTGGTGTCGGCGCCGCCCAGAGCCACGATGGGTGCCCAGCCGTTGCTGCACAGGGCGATGGCGGTGCCGATCACGATGCCGACGGCGGCCGCGGTGGCGCGGGATCTGACGAACAGGCCGATGAGCGCCACGATGACGCGGGAGATCATCACCATGGTGACGAGCGTGGTCACGGCCGCTGCCAGGCCGATGAGCACTCCGGCCGGACCGAAACGCCAGCCGTACACGGGCAGGGACAGCAGGGCGATGAGATTGACCGCGGGTGCGGGGCCGGCGAAGGCTCCGGCGAGCAGTGCCGTGGCGATCCGGCCTGGCGTGGCCGGGAGCATGGAGAAGTATTCGGGGCGGAGGGCCTCGTTGCCGCCCCCGACGAAGATGGGGCCGAAGATCCAGCCGGAGAGCCACGCGGCCAGGGTGAGGGGCAGGTAGGCGGGCCACAGGACGGCGACGGCGATCGTTCCGAAGGCCAGGATCAGCCCGGCCGAGACGCCGATGTAGAGGTTGGAGGCGTTGTCGCCGCGCAGGGAGTTGCGCATGAGCGTCAGCCGCATGCGGATCATGTGCTGTGCCAGGTCGGCCGGGCCGGGGGTCAGGAGGTGAGCCATGCCAGTCCCTCCGTTCCTCCGGTGCGGGCGCCGACGAGGTCGACGAAGGCGTCCTCCAGGGTTCCGGTGCCGCGTACGTCGGCCAGCGGCCCGGCGGCTACGAGGCGGCCGTCGGAGATGACGCCCACGTGGTCGCAGAGCTGCTCGACCAGGGCCATGACGTGACTGGAGATGATCACGGAGCCGCCGTTGCCTACGAACCTGCGCAGGATGGTCTTGATCGTGGCCGCGGAGACGGGGTCGACGGCCTCGAAGGGCTCGTCCAGGACGAGCAGGCGGGGCGCGTGCAGGAGGGCGACGGCCAGGCCGATCTTCTTGCGCATGCCGGTGGAGTATTCGATGACCAGGGTCCGCTCTGCGGAGTCGAGTTCGAGGATCTGGAGGAGTTCGTCGGTGCGCTCGGTGACGACGGCGGGCGGCAGGCCGCGCAGCAGGCCGAGGTAGGTGAGGACCTCGCGGCCGGTGAGCCGTTCCGGCATGGCGTTGCCGTCGGGCAGCACGCCGATCAGTCCCTTGGCCTGGACGGTGTCGCGCCAGACGTCGACGCCGAAGATCTTGGCGCTGCCGGCGTCGGGGCGGAGCAGGCCGACGGCCATGGCCAGGGTGGTGGTCTTGCCGGCGCCGTTGGGGCCGACCAGGCCGTAGAAGGATCCGGCGGGGACGGTGAGGTGGATGTCGTCGACGGCCACGTGGTCGCCGAAGGCTTTGCGGAGTCCGGCGGTGCGGAGGGCGGGCTCCCGGTGTGTTGGCATGTCTTGAGCATCGCGGGGGGGCGGGGGTGGCGGATCGTCCGGGCGGGGAGCGGGACGGTGGATTCCGGCATCAACCGATCGGTTGATGCCGGAAGATCGGCGGACGGTGGTCAGCGCCCCCGTGGAGGGGCGGTGGACTGCCGGTTCACCAGGGTGAGCGGCAGCAGGACGGACCGGGCCGGCCGGTTCGGGGCCCGCAAGCGCTCCAGGAGCAGGTGCGCGGCCTCGGCCCCGACCTCGTAGTGGGGGATGCGCACCGTCGTGAGCGGAGGGCTCAGCTTGTCGACGAAGGGCATGTCGTTGAAGCCGACCACGGAGACGTCGCCCGGGCACGACAGCCCGCGCTCCGCCAGGGCGTCGTAGCAGCCGAGCGCGAGGAGGTCGTTGCCCGCCAGGACGGCGGTGAACTCGACCCCGTCGTCGAGGAGCTCGGCGACCGCCTTCGCGCCGGCGGTCTCGGCCCACGCGGAGCAGAGCTTCAGGCGCGACGGGGAGTTCTCCAGCCCGTGGTCCTCCAGCGCCTGCCGGAAGGCGCGCAGGCGGTTCACCCCGGTGGAGAGGTCCTGGGGACCGGCGAGGTGGACGATCTTCCGATGACCGAGTTCGACGAGATGGCGCATCGCCATCGCGACGCCTCCGGCGTCGTCACCCGTCACCGAGGGGATATCGGACAGGGCGAGCCTGCGGTTCACCAGGACGGTGGGGGTGCCGCCGGCGGCCAGCCGCTCGAGGAGCGGGTGATGGAGGCGCGCCGTCGCGAAGACGAAACCTTCGACGCTCCTGTTCTGGAGGGACTCGACGACGGCCGTCTCGCGGTCGGGGTCGTTGTCGGTGTTGACGATCCAGGCGTTGTACCCGACGCCGCCGAGCACGTCCTCGACGCCCCTGACGATCGGCGGGAACAGGGGGTTGGTGAGGTCGGGGATGACCAGGCCGATGCTTGAGGAACGTGCCGTCTTGAGGCTGCGGGCGATGGGGTTCGGCTGGTAGCCGAGCGAGTCCGCGACCCGGTGCACCCGCTGCGCCGTCTCGTCGTTGACCAGGTGGCGCGTCTCGGGATTCAGCGCGCGGGAGGCCGTCGCCGGGTGGACGCCCGCCTCGCCGGCCACGTCCTTGAGCGTCGGCCGCCGTGCCGCTGAGGCGGCCTGGACGCCGGGCTCGGTGGCGGGGGACGGAGGCGTCACGGCGCGGCTCCCGGCAGGAAGCGCTCGTCCAGGAGCCCGGTGTCGCGCAGCAGGGCGCCGGCGAGGTCGGCCGAGCCGGCGTGGTGGCGCGTCCGCAGTGTCACCAGCGTGTCAAGCGACTCCCGGTCCACGCGGCCGCCGGCGACGAGTCCCTCCTCGGGGTCGGCGAGCAGCTCGACGTACCGCCGGACGTCGTCGTCGCCCAGCTTCAGGAGCCGCGCGGTGACCGACGACGCGAGTTCGTGGAGGCGCCCGGCGGCCAGCTGTCCCGCGGTGTCCACGATGACGCGGGTCAGCGCCGCGAGCGACTCCTCCTCGTGCCCCCCGGCGCTCGCGAGGACCGTCGCGACGTACGGGCCGAGCTCTCTGGCACGCGAGAGCCTGTGGCAGCCGGCCCCCTCGGCGCGAAGGTCGTTCCCCGCGTTGAGCACGGTCACCGCGCACCGCCCCTCGGCCAGCGCCTCGGCGCGCCGGGGGGTCGATCCGAGCGCGGTGATCTCGCAGTCGATCCCCGCCTTGACGCCCTGCCGCGCGAGCAGCTCGTAGGCCACGAAGGCGAAGCCCGAGGTGGGGACGTCGACGGCGAGGACACCCCCGCGCAGCGAGTCGACGTCCTTCACCCCGGGGGCGGTGAACAGCGACAACCCGAGGCCGCGGTCGACGGCGGCGAGAATCCTCAGGTCGGCGGTGCTTCTGAGGGGGTTGTCCGCGACGAACCGGTAGGCTAGGACGTTGTCCGGGCTGGTGATGGCCGCGTCGAGCTCGCCTGCGAGCAACGCGGCGAACTGCTCGGGGGAGCTGCGTGCGGGCACCTGGGTGATCGCGAGCCCGGCTGCGTCGAGTGCTCCGGTCGCCGCGGCGACGCCGAGCACCACGGATGGGCTGAACGTGCCGATCCGCAACGTACGCATGGTCCACCTCCTCTGGTGACAGGATAGAGCAAACGATTGCTGCGCAAGGATACGCGGCGCCGGGCGAATGAGGTCCATTCGCTTTCGGCTTTCGCATGCAATCGATTGCGTCATCATGCGGGCAGCTCGGGGCAGCCGGCCCGCGAGGTCTAAAGATCACGAATATGAATGATCGTCGGGTTTGAAAGCCCTTCATTTTTGAGATCCGGGATCCGGAGGCACCGGGCGGCGGAGTCGGCGGGCGAGAAGTTGTTGACGCCGTCGTAATCCTTAGGTAACGTGCCGCAAACGATTGCAGTGTGAATCGCGTCACAGCCCGTTCGCGCCGGCACGCAAGCGCCGCGCACTGGTTGAGCAAGGAGCTGAAATGGTGCACGTCGGGTCTCGCCAGACCGAACGTCCGGCCAAGGAGCACGCGAGTACCGTCGGATCCACGCTGATCGAGGCGACTGAGGTCAGTGCGGGATACGACAACCAGCGCGAACGCACGCGACTGATCGCGCTGCGCGACATCTCCCTCACGGTGACGCAGGGTGAGTTCCTGGCCATCGTCGGTCCGTCGGGGTGCGGCAAGACCACCCTGATCAACATGATCGCCGGATTCGTCAAACCCATCTCCGGCTCGGTCAAGGTGCGAGGCGTGGAGGTCGGCGGTCCCGGGGCCGACCGCGCGATGGTGTTCCAGGACTACGCCCTGCTGCCGTGGCGAACCGTCGAACGCAACGTGGAGTTCGCGATCGAGAACCGGCGAGGACACGTCCCCAAGCCCGAACGGCGGCGCCGCATCGCCGACGCCCTGAAGCTGGTGGGGCTGGCCGGATTCGAGAAGTCCTACCCGCACGAGCTCTCCGGCGGCATGCGCCAGCGGGTCGGCATCGCCAGGGCGCTCGTCGGCGAGCCCGAGATCCTGCTGATGGACGAACCGTTCGGCGCCGTCGACGCCATGACGCGCGAGGCCATGCAGGCCGAGCTGGAGAAGATCATCGCCGAGACGCGGCAGACCGTCGTGTTCATCACCCACTCGATCGACGAGGCCATCACGCTCGGCGACCGCATCGTCGTGGTGTCCAACCGCCCCGGAACGATCCGGGAGATCATCGACGTCGACCTGCCGCGCCCCCGGTTCGACGAGCGCAACGACATCAAGCGATCGGCCAGGTTCGGCGAGATCCGCAGCCATCTCTGGCAGCTTCTCGCGGACGAGGCGCTCGGCGCCAAATCGGGATCCGTCGCGCAGCAGGAGGTCGAGACCCGATGACGCACGCCGTTCCGGCCGGGCAGAGCACCCGGGGCACCGCCCAGATCGAGACGATCGCCGTCAACAGGTACGCGCGGTTCAGGAGCACGGCGATCACGATCGTCAACCTGTCGGTGTTCTTCCTGATCTGGGAACTCGTCGCGCGTGCCGAGCTGATCAACGCCCTGTTCTTCCCCAGGGCGTCGGCCATGTTCGAAGCCATCTACACCGGGTTCGCCGACGGAACGATCTGGCCCGAGCTGTCGCACAGCATCTCGAACTTCCTGATCGGGCTGGCCATCTCCATCGCCATCGGCATCCCCGTCGGCCTTCTGATGGGGGCGAGCAAGGTCGCGGACCTCATCCTGAGCCCCTATGTCTGGGCGATGGCGTCGCTGCCCAGGGTCGCCCTGATCCCGTTGCTGATCCTCATCATGGGATTCGACAACTCGATGCAGCTGACCATCATCGTCCTCTCGGCCGTCTTCCCGATCATGGTCAACTGCATGGCCGGCGTGAAGACCGTCGACCCCTCGCTGCTGCGCGCCGGGCGGGTGTTCGGGACCAGCCGCCTGCAGACGTATTCCAAGATCATCTTTCCGTTCACGCTGCCGTTCGTGATCTCGGGCGTGAACCAGGGGATCGCTCGAGGCCTCGTCGGGATGCTGATCGGCGAGCTTCTCGGCGGCGGCGGCAACGGCCTCGGCTTCCTGCTCGACCGGGCCGGCGACCAGTTCGACGCGCCGATGCTGTACGCGGTCCTGATCCTCCTCGCCATCATGTCCGTCGGTCTCATCCAGTCCATGCGCTGGCTGGAGCAACGCGCCGCGCCGTGGCGGGACACCTCGCGCGCGTGACCACGTCCTCGGATTCCTCGACGATGTCGCCCCCCTCGACCCAGATCTCGCCACAGGCAGAGCAGGAGTCAAGCTCATGAACGGATTCACCCGGTGCCTCGGAACGATCGGCGTGTCACTCCTCTTCGCGGGCTCGCTGGCCGGATGCGGTGGCTCCGGCGACAGCGCCGGCACCGCCGCCGGCGGCGGTGCCGGCAACGCGCCCATGGACGCCGTCAAGGCCAACGTGCCCAAGAGCGAGACCGACGTCAGCGGGACGATCGACAAGAGCAAGGTCAAGAAGAGCCTCGTGGTCGGGGTGGACAACCCGTACTACCTCTTCCACCACGACATCGAGGTCGCGCTCGTCAAGGGCTACTTCAAGGAGTTCGGCATCGACTCCGTCGAGATCAAGACGATCGAGGACCCGCTGCCGCCGCTCATCGGCGGCTCGCTCGACCTGGCCCTGTACGACACCGACACGGCGATCACCGCGGCCAAGAAGAGCGGCCAGGGCCTGCGGTTCCTCTCGGTCTACCTCGGTGGCGAGGCGAACATCCTGGGGGTGGGCAAGGGGATCACCTCGGGGGCCGACCTGAAGGGCAAGACCATCACCGGCGGCCAGTTCGGCAGCCGCAACGACGCGATCATCCGTCAGCTGCTCCGGGACAACGGCGTCGAACCCGACAGGGACGTCAAGATCGTCAGCACCGGCGGCCAGTCGAACGAGCGGCTGCAGTCGGTGATCGCCGGCACCGTCGACGGCGCCAGCATCCAGTTGCGCCACCGCACGGTGCTGGAGAAGGCGGGCGGCAAGGTCCTGTTCCAGGAGACCCGCGAAGTGCCGCAGAGCGGCTGGTCGGCGAACAAACTCCTCCAGGAGAGCCCCGAAACCGTGACCGCGTTCCTCGCCGCCACCCTGAAGGCGCGTCAGTTCATCACCGACCAGGCCAACAAGGACGAAGTGCTCACCATCATGCGCGACAGGAAGTTCGACATCCCGGCCGAGTACGCGGACGCGTACGGGGCGGAGAACGCGCCGGACTACCACGTGAGCGACGGCGGATTCAAGCCGGCGGACATGGACAAGTTCATCGGTGACCAGATCGCCTACAAGACGGTGCCCGAGGGGACGGACTGGCGCGAGTTCACCTACCTCCTCCCGCTCTGGCGCGCGCAGAAGGCTCTGGGCCTTCCGCTCAACCCCGCGCTCGCGGACATGTGACCCGATGCGCGTGGAAACCGCCGAGGCGAAGGGCCTGCGACTGCTCGCGCATCACGATCTCGACGGCAGGGGCGACGGGATGCAGGTGATGCGTCACGAGAACACCCTGTACGTCGGCCATGCGGGGACGTCGAGGGCGGGAACCTCGATCCTCGACGTCTCGGACCCCCGGCGCCCGAAGCTGGTGGATCAGTGGCCGGCGCCGGACAACACGCACACGCACAAGGTGCAGGTCGCCGACGGCCTGCTGCTGGTCAACCACGAGCGTTTTCCGTACCGGCCCACCGCCCCGCTGGGACCGCACTCGGCGGGCCTGGCGATATACGACCTCGCCGATCCGCCGGCGCCGAGACGGATCGCGTTCTGGGAGTCCTCCGGCAAGGGCGTTCACCGGATCGTGTGGGAGGGCGGGCGGTTCGCCCACGTCTCCGTCACGCCGGAGGGCTTCACCGACCGGATCTGGATGATCCTCGACCTGTCGGACCCGTACCACCCGGTGGAGGCGGGCCGGTGGTGGTGGCCCGGCCAGTGGGAGGCCGGAGGCGAGCGGCCGGACTGGCCGGCCGGGCGACGGCACGCGGCGCATCACGCGCTGCTCGACGGAGACATCGCCTACCTCGGCTACGACGACGCGAATCTCGTGGTCCTCGACATCGCGGACCCCTCCCGCCCCCGGGCGATCGGGTTCTGCCGATGGGAGGGCGGCGCCACGCACACGTGCCTCCCGCTGCCCGGCCGTGACCTGCTCGTCGTCACCGACGAGCAGCAGCAGGACGGACCGCGCGCGCCGGCCCGGCGCATCCACCTGATCGACGTCGGTGATCCGGCGAACCCGCGCTATCTGGCGGCCCTCCCGGAGCCGGAGGGCGACTTCGGCGCGCTGCCCATGCGGTACGGGCCGCACTGCCTGCACGAGAATCGCGCGGGGTCGTTCCAGAGCGGGCGCCTGGTCTTCGCGACGTACTTCAGCGCGGGGGTCCGGGTCTACGACCTGGAGGATTCCGGCCGTCCACGCGAGATCGCGCACTGGGTCTCGCGGACGCCGCCCGGTCAGGCCGCCCCACAGGCGAACGACCTGTTCGTCGATCGCGACGGCCTCGTCTGGGTGACCGACCGCACGAACGGAGGGCTGTTCGTCCTGGAGCCCGAGGGCGAACTCGCCGCTTTGATGTAAATGTGTGCTTTGGGGCCGTCTGCCTTGGGGCCGTCTCCATGGCGACGAGACACCCAGCTCGTTCCATCACCGAAACGAGCGACCACCCCTTCCCACCCGAGGCCTGCCCCCGGTCTTCTCGATCCTCCAGGCCTGGATTGTGGAGGACCGAGGTTCCCCGGGTCGGGCGGAGCGAGGCGTGAAGCAGTCGGCAGGCCGGTGACTTTGCGGAATCGAGCACGTGCTTTTGGTGACGTAGTTTAACCTTTACCTATGGTGGCTACAGTAAAGGTTATGGAGTACGGCAAGAGAACACGTGTCAGGCGTGAGGGACCGGCGCGCATTTCCAGCAAGAACCAAGTGACTCTGCCGGCCGCCGTGCTGCGCAAGCTCGGGCTTCGCGCGGGAGACCCGATCGACATAACCGAGGAAGGCGGCCAGATCGTCATCCGGCGGCATCGCAGCCGCTTCGACGGTGTCATCGGCACGGTCCCCGGCTTCACCGAAGCCGTGGACGTCGAGGCAAGCCGCGAAAGCTGGAGCTGACGGCGTGCCGACGGTGATACTCGACACCAACATCATCTCCAGTCTCCTCAATCCCGACGACGCGCTCCACCTTGACGCCTTCGCCGCGGTCCGCCGCTGGGAGGACCAGGCGGCGTCCTTCGCCATTTCTGTGATCACGTGGAGCGAGCTACGGGTTGGTGCGGTCCGCAGGGGAGCCGAGGCCGAGAAGGCGCTCGCGGAGTTCCGTACCGCCGCCCTCGATCGGATCGTCGGGGTGGACGAGGCGACGGCCGAGAGCGCGGCCCAGCTCAGAGCCGGAGATCTGACCGTTCGGATGCCGGATGCCCTCATCATCGCGACCGCACGTGAGGTGGGGGCCGCAGCGCTGCTCACCGCGGATCGGAAGTTCCCGGGCGTCGCGCCGGAACTCGTCGAGCTGGTCCGTCCGAGCTGATCCGCGGGATCGGGGTCCCGGGACTGTCCGGCTGAGAACCAGCGCCAACGACTGAGCCGCAGATCAGAAGGTGTTTCGGTCGGCGAGGTTGGTTCCGGGTGGTCCATCCGCGCTTGCGTCAAAGGTGCGCTAAGAGCCCTTTACGTCTTCGGCCAGACCTCGGTTGCGGAGGTGGGCCAGAGAGCCGACGTACTTGAGCATCAGGCGGGCGAACTCCAGGCGGTCGTGGTCCGACCAGTCGGCGGTGATGTATTCGAACGCCGAGCGCTGGTGGCGACGGAAGCGGGCCATGAGCTCGGCGCCTTCCGGGCTGAGCTGCAGGACGGTGCGGCGGCCGTCCTGCTGGGAGGCGGCGCGGATCAGGTAGCCGGCCTTGATGTTGTCGGTGACCATTCGGCTGGCCACCGAAGGATCCACGGCCAGGAATTCGGCCACCGCCCCGACAGTGATCTCCTTGCCGGAGTCCTGGGTGTGCTCCAGGACGATGTTGAGCACGAGGGTCCGGCTCAGGTCCTTGGCCGAGATCGGGTTTTCGACCTCCAGCAATGAGGTGCGGCGCAGCTTGGAGAACGCGGAGCCCACGGCGTCCAGCAGCTCGTCGGCCGTTCGTGGCTCGCTCGTCGTCATGTGCCCATCGTATATCCGTGAACCTCCGAAGACATGTGTTGACGCGAAAATACATGCATGACAGCATGCATATGCATAACACCATGAACGGAGAAGATCATGACTATCCTCATCACCGGTGCCCGCGGCAGGGTCGGTCAAGCGGTCATTTACCGCCTCCACTCCGCAGGTATCTCCGTCCGCGCCGCCAGCGCCAATCCCGCTGAACTGACCGTCCCCGCCGGTGTCGAAGTCGCCGAGCTCGGGCTCAACCGGCCGGAGACCTTCGAAGCCGTGCTCCGCGGCGTCCGCCAGGTGTTCCTCTACCCCGAGCCCGACGGCATCGACGCCTTCATCAAGACCGCCGAGGCCGCGGGCGTCGAGCACGTCGTTCTGCTGTCCTCCTCCTCGGTCCTCGACCCCGGCGCCGAGACCGACCCGCTGGCCTCACACAGCCTTAAGGTCGAGCAGGCCCTCGCCTCCTCCGATCTCACCTGCACGTTCCTGCGCCCGGACGCCTTCGCCAGCAACGCGCTCGGCTGGGCCTACTTCATCGGCCAGAATCTGCCGATCCAGCTCGCCTACCCGGACGCGGACATCACGCCCATCCACTCCGAGGACCTCGCGGACATCGCCGTCGAGGCCCTGAGCGGCGGTTCCCTCAAGGGCCGCTCGATCACCCTCACCGGCGCGCAGTCGCTCACCTTCCGCGAGCAGCTCGCCGTTCTGTCCGAGGTCCTCGAGCGCGACATCCTCGTCGTGAAGATCACTCACGCCGAGGCCGAGCAGCAGATGAGCCAGTACATGCCCGCCCCGATGGCCGCTTCCCTGCTTGCCCTCTGGTCCGCCGCGTCCGCTCGCCCCGCCGCCATCGCCGACACCACCCAGACCCTTCTCGGCAAGCCCGCCCGCAGCTTCCAGCAGTGGGCACGTGAGAACGCCGCCGCCTTCACCCAGCGCTGACCTCGCCGGTCCTCCGTTCAGGCGGCGCCCCTTCCTTCCCTTAAGGCCTCCCCATGTCCACCCTCCTGGCTCCCGTGCCGCCGCATTCCGCCGATCACAGACGCTGGGCCGTCCTTGCCGTCGTCCTCTTCGCCGCAATCGTCGACCTTCTCGATGCGACGATCACCAACATCGCCGCCCCGACCATCGCCGCCGACCTGCGCGGCGGAGACGCCCTCGTCCAGTGGCTCGGCGCGAGCTACTCCCTGGCCATGGGCGTCCTACTCGTGGTCGGCGGACGGCTCGGCGACAGGTTCGGGCGTCGCCGCCTGTTCCTGATCGGAATCACCGGCTTCACCCTCGCGTCCATCGCCTGCGGCCTGGCCTTCGACCCCGCGTCCATCGCCTGCGGCCTGGCCTTCGACCCCGCGTCCATCGCCTGCGGCCTGGCCTTTGACCCCGCGTCCATCATCGCCTTCCGGCTGCTTCAGGGAGCCTTCGGCGCCCTGCTGATCCCGCAGGGCTTCGGCATCCTCGGCGCGGTATTCCCCCGCGACGAGATCGGCAAAGCATTCGGCGTCTTCGTCCCCGCCCTGGGCCTGTCCGCCATCGGCGGCCCTATCCTCGCCGGATTGCTTATCGACGCCAATCTGTTCGGCCTCGGCTGGCGCTCCATGTTCCTGATCAACATCGCGCTCGGCGGCTTCGCGATCGGCCTGGCCGCCCGGCTCCTGCCCCATGACACCGGCGACCGGACGGTCACCGTCGACGGCCTCGGCTCCGGCCTGCTCGCAGCCACGATGATCGGCCTCCTGTACGGCCTGGTCGAGGGCTCCAGCCATGGCTGGACGCTGCGCCCGATCCTCTCCCTGGCGGTCGGCGCGGGCCTCTTCGCCCTGTTCTGCCTGCGTCAGCGCGCCGCGGTCAGCCCACTCATCGAGCCCTCGCTGCTGACGAACCGAGGCTTCACCTCCGGCCTGCTCCTCGGACTGGTCTTTAACGCGGCAGTCTCCGGCCTGCTGTTCGTCCTGTCCCTCTTCCTGCAGGACGTGCTGCACCGCACGCCGACGCAGGCATCTCTCGGCCTCGCGCCGATCGCGGCAGGCATCATCGTCTCCTCGATCACCGTGCACAACCTCATCGCTCGTATGGGCCGCACCCTGATTCTGATCGGCCTGACCCTCACCCTGACCGGCACCCTCTCACTGCTCGCACTGGTGCAGACCCAGGGATCCGACCTGGCCGGCTGGGCGCTCATCCTGCCGGTGTTCGTCATCGGCCTGGGCCTGGGCACATGCTTCGGCACCATCTACGAGGTCACCCTGGGTGACCTCGACCCGAAGGAGTCCGGCAGCGCCAGCGGCTCGCTGTCGGCCACCCAGCAATTGGCCAACAGCGTCGGCGCCGCGGCCATCACCACCATCTACCTCCACACCTCCGGCGGCACCGCCCTCAGCCTGGCCGCCGTCGCCGCCGGCGTGTTCGTCTGCTGCGGCCTCGTCCGGCTCATGCCACGCAAAGCCCAACCTCGACTTCACTGAGGAGCACCGATCATGAAACCCATCGGTTACTGGCTCAACCGCACCGACGAAGCCCTCACCCATCACATGAACGGCATGCTGAACGAGTTCGGCCTCACCCGGATCGCCTGGCAGGTCCTCAACGTCGTCGAAGACACCCCTCAGGTCTCGGACACCGACGTCCTATCGGTCCTCGCGGCCAACGCCGATGTCCCCACCCTGACCGCCGTCATCGAAACCGTGCTCGCCGACGGTTGGGTGACCCGCCCCACATCGGACCGGCTCACCCTCACCTCCGACGGACGTCGGCGTCTGGCCAAGGTCGCCGAACGCGTCAACGCGTTTCGTGAGCTGTCGATGTCTGGCATATCCATGAACGAGTACCTCACGGCCGTCGGCGTCCTCGAACGCATGACCCACAACATCGAGGCCCGCCGGACAGGAATCGAACGATGAAGGCCGCCCACACCACGACGGGCTCCGCACGGTCCTGATCAGCCGTACGGCCGCGAGGCGTCGAAGGGAAGGGTGAGCAGGCCGGGCGGGAACCGGTGCAGGGAGCGGCAGCCGGTGTCGGTGACCACGACCATCTCACCGGTCTGCACGCCGGCGGAGAGATCGGGGGTGCAGACGTTGGGCTGCACCACGAGCGTCGTCCCCGCGCGCAGCGGCTCGGCGTGCAGGCCGCGCGGGGTGAGGTCGCGCCCGCTCAGAACGGGAGGCAGGTATCCACCGCCGAGTCCATGGAGGAGATCGTCGACGGTCGACAGCCCTTCGGCCCGGACATGACGCAGGCTCGCCAGCAGCTCGGCGGGCGGGACCCCGGCGCGCAGGCGGCCCATGACCTCGTCACGGACCGTCTCGGCGACCGCGTGCAGCCGCCGGTACAGCGCGGGGGGCTCGGCGCCGACCACCGCGGTGCGCAGCAGTTGGGCGGGGTGGTCCTGTCCCCAGCCCGCACTGAGCTCGAACACCACGACGGACCCGGGCCGCGTTACGCGCTCGCCCGGCCACTGGGCCGGGACGCAGCGGTCGGGCGCGCTCATCGACGTCGTCGTGACGTAGCAGATGTGGTGCGTGCCCCCCTCCGCGCGGTAGGCGTGCTCCGCGGCGGCGACCATCTCCCGCTCGCTCGCCCCCTGT
It includes:
- a CDS encoding ABC transporter ATP-binding protein; protein product: MPTHREPALRTAGLRKAFGDHVAVDDIHLTVPAGSFYGLVGPNGAGKTTTLAMAVGLLRPDAGSAKIFGVDVWRDTVQAKGLIGVLPDGNAMPERLTGREVLTYLGLLRGLPPAVVTERTDELLQILELDSAERTLVIEYSTGMRKKIGLAVALLHAPRLLVLDEPFEAVDPVSAATIKTILRRFVGNGGSVIISSHVMALVEQLCDHVGVISDGRLVAAGPLADVRGTGTLEDAFVDLVGARTGGTEGLAWLTS
- a CDS encoding LacI family DNA-binding transcriptional regulator, whose translation is MTPPSPATEPGVQAASAARRPTLKDVAGEAGVHPATASRALNPETRHLVNDETAQRVHRVADSLGYQPNPIARSLKTARSSSIGLVIPDLTNPLFPPIVRGVEDVLGGVGYNAWIVNTDNDPDRETAVVESLQNRSVEGFVFATARLHHPLLERLAAGGTPTVLVNRRLALSDIPSVTGDDAGGVAMAMRHLVELGHRKIVHLAGPQDLSTGVNRLRAFRQALEDHGLENSPSRLKLCSAWAETAGAKAVAELLDDGVEFTAVLAGNDLLALGCYDALAERGLSCPGDVSVVGFNDMPFVDKLSPPLTTVRIPHYEVGAEAAHLLLERLRAPNRPARSVLLPLTLVNRQSTAPPRGR
- a CDS encoding PhnD/SsuA/transferrin family substrate-binding protein encodes the protein MRTLRIGTFSPSVVLGVAAATGALDAAGLAITQVPARSSPEQFAALLAGELDAAITSPDNVLAYRFVADNPLRSTADLRILAAVDRGLGLSLFTAPGVKDVDSLRGGVLAVDVPTSGFAFVAYELLARQGVKAGIDCEITALGSTPRRAEALAEGRCAVTVLNAGNDLRAEGAGCHRLSRARELGPYVATVLASAGGHEEESLAALTRVIVDTAGQLAAGRLHELASSVTARLLKLGDDDVRRYVELLADPEEGLVAGGRVDRESLDTLVTLRTRHHAGSADLAGALLRDTGLLDERFLPGAAP
- a CDS encoding ABC transporter ATP-binding protein translates to MVHVGSRQTERPAKEHASTVGSTLIEATEVSAGYDNQRERTRLIALRDISLTVTQGEFLAIVGPSGCGKTTLINMIAGFVKPISGSVKVRGVEVGGPGADRAMVFQDYALLPWRTVERNVEFAIENRRGHVPKPERRRRIADALKLVGLAGFEKSYPHELSGGMRQRVGIARALVGEPEILLMDEPFGAVDAMTREAMQAELEKIIAETRQTVVFITHSIDEAITLGDRIVVVSNRPGTIREIIDVDLPRPRFDERNDIKRSARFGEIRSHLWQLLADEALGAKSGSVAQQEVETR
- a CDS encoding ABC transporter permease, with product MTHAVPAGQSTRGTAQIETIAVNRYARFRSTAITIVNLSVFFLIWELVARAELINALFFPRASAMFEAIYTGFADGTIWPELSHSISNFLIGLAISIAIGIPVGLLMGASKVADLILSPYVWAMASLPRVALIPLLILIMGFDNSMQLTIIVLSAVFPIMVNCMAGVKTVDPSLLRAGRVFGTSRLQTYSKIIFPFTLPFVISGVNQGIARGLVGMLIGELLGGGGNGLGFLLDRAGDQFDAPMLYAVLILLAIMSVGLIQSMRWLEQRAAPWRDTSRA
- a CDS encoding ABC transporter substrate-binding protein, yielding MNGFTRCLGTIGVSLLFAGSLAGCGGSGDSAGTAAGGGAGNAPMDAVKANVPKSETDVSGTIDKSKVKKSLVVGVDNPYYLFHHDIEVALVKGYFKEFGIDSVEIKTIEDPLPPLIGGSLDLALYDTDTAITAAKKSGQGLRFLSVYLGGEANILGVGKGITSGADLKGKTITGGQFGSRNDAIIRQLLRDNGVEPDRDVKIVSTGGQSNERLQSVIAGTVDGASIQLRHRTVLEKAGGKVLFQETREVPQSGWSANKLLQESPETVTAFLAATLKARQFITDQANKDEVLTIMRDRKFDIPAEYADAYGAENAPDYHVSDGGFKPADMDKFIGDQIAYKTVPEGTDWREFTYLLPLWRAQKALGLPLNPALADM
- a CDS encoding LVIVD repeat-containing protein, with protein sequence MRVETAEAKGLRLLAHHDLDGRGDGMQVMRHENTLYVGHAGTSRAGTSILDVSDPRRPKLVDQWPAPDNTHTHKVQVADGLLLVNHERFPYRPTAPLGPHSAGLAIYDLADPPAPRRIAFWESSGKGVHRIVWEGGRFAHVSVTPEGFTDRIWMILDLSDPYHPVEAGRWWWPGQWEAGGERPDWPAGRRHAAHHALLDGDIAYLGYDDANLVVLDIADPSRPRAIGFCRWEGGATHTCLPLPGRDLLVVTDEQQQDGPRAPARRIHLIDVGDPANPRYLAALPEPEGDFGALPMRYGPHCLHENRAGSFQSGRLVFATYFSAGVRVYDLEDSGRPREIAHWVSRTPPGQAAPQANDLFVDRDGLVWVTDRTNGGLFVLEPEGELAALM